The following proteins come from a genomic window of bacterium:
- the gatC gene encoding Asp-tRNA(Asn)/Glu-tRNA(Gln) amidotransferase subunit GatC: MKITPELVDHVARLARLDMEPEEAAKMQSQLGDILGYIGLLDELDLSGVPPTSHVIDMANVMRADEVQPSLPVEKGLANAPEREGTAFRVPRIIEG, from the coding sequence TTGAAAATCACACCGGAACTCGTCGACCACGTCGCCCGTCTCGCCAGGCTGGATATGGAGCCTGAAGAAGCCGCGAAGATGCAGAGCCAGCTGGGTGATATCCTGGGTTACATCGGTCTTCTGGACGAGCTGGACCTGTCCGGTGTACCTCCCACATCCCACGTTATCGATATGGCCAACGTTATGCGGGCCGACGAGGTGCAACCGTCCCTCCCTGTTGAGAAGGGACTGGCAAACGCCCCGGAAAGGGAAGGGACAGCGTTCAGGGTTCCCCGAATTATCGAAGGATAA
- the gatA gene encoding Asp-tRNA(Asn)/Glu-tRNA(Gln) amidotransferase subunit GatA has protein sequence MKLYKKTIHELHEDLKEGRTTSTDITRSVFGRIAQVDDKVRCYITLTEAAAMEAADRADERYRKGDFIGPLDGIPIGLKDIFVTEGVKTTAGSKILENFIAPYDGTPSRRLKEAGAVITGKLNMDEFAMGSSNENSGFFPTRNPWDTDCVPGGSSGGSAAAVAAGEAIGTLGTDTGGSIRQPASHCGVVGLKPTYGRVSRYGVIAFASSLDQVGPLTRDVIDCAILLGAVAGNDPADSTSADLPVPDYAALLTGDVGGMSIGLPDEYFGEGLDPEVEELVRRAAADLQARGAKLVPVSLPSTKYAVATYYIIAPAEASSNLARYDGVRYGARVPDTKGLIEMYRKTRSRGFGPEVKRRIMLGTFALSAGYYDAYYGKAQRVRTMIRREMDEAFAKADVLLSPTAPGPAFPMGDRVDNPLQMYLSDVFTIPVNIAGVAGMSVPCGVTKAGLPVGVQLIGPAFREEVLLNVAYAYELQRGQLDECPL, from the coding sequence ATGAAGCTTTACAAAAAAACGATCCATGAACTGCACGAGGACCTGAAAGAAGGTCGGACCACCTCGACGGACATTACCCGGAGCGTGTTCGGCCGCATTGCCCAGGTGGATGACAAGGTCCGCTGCTACATCACCCTCACCGAGGCGGCGGCCATGGAAGCCGCCGACCGGGCCGACGAGCGTTACCGCAAGGGCGATTTCATCGGGCCCCTGGACGGCATCCCCATCGGCCTCAAGGACATCTTCGTTACCGAAGGGGTGAAGACCACCGCCGGCTCGAAGATCCTGGAAAACTTTATCGCGCCCTACGACGGGACGCCCTCCCGCAGGCTCAAGGAGGCCGGGGCCGTCATCACCGGAAAGCTCAACATGGACGAGTTCGCCATGGGATCGTCCAACGAGAACTCCGGTTTTTTCCCCACCCGCAACCCGTGGGACACGGATTGCGTTCCTGGAGGATCTTCGGGCGGTTCGGCCGCCGCCGTGGCCGCCGGCGAGGCCATAGGGACCCTGGGCACCGACACGGGCGGGTCCATCCGCCAGCCAGCCTCCCACTGCGGCGTGGTGGGGCTCAAGCCCACATACGGGCGGGTGAGCCGTTACGGGGTCATCGCCTTCGCCTCGTCCCTGGACCAGGTGGGGCCCCTTACCCGGGACGTCATCGACTGCGCCATTCTACTGGGCGCTGTCGCCGGCAACGATCCGGCCGACAGCACCTCGGCCGACCTTCCCGTGCCCGATTACGCGGCCCTTCTCACCGGTGACGTGGGGGGGATGAGTATCGGACTTCCCGACGAGTATTTCGGGGAGGGGCTCGACCCGGAGGTCGAGGAACTGGTGCGCAGGGCCGCTGCGGACCTTCAGGCGAGGGGAGCGAAACTGGTCCCGGTGTCCCTGCCCAGCACGAAGTACGCCGTGGCCACTTACTATATTATCGCCCCGGCTGAAGCGTCCTCCAACCTGGCCCGCTACGACGGGGTCCGGTACGGGGCCCGGGTTCCGGATACGAAGGGGCTCATCGAAATGTACCGCAAGACCCGGAGCCGGGGGTTCGGCCCCGAGGTCAAACGGCGCATCATGCTCGGGACCTTCGCCCTTTCCGCCGGTTACTATGACGCCTACTACGGGAAGGCCCAGAGGGTCCGGACCATGATCCGCAGGGAGATGGACGAGGCGTTCGCGAAGGCCGACGTCCTCCTCTCACCCACCGCCCCCGGTCCTGCGTTCCCCATGGGGGACAGGGTGGACAACCCCCTCCAGATGTACCTTTCGGACGTGTTCACCATTCCCGTGAACATCGCCGGCGTGGCCGGGATGTCGGTCCCGTGCGGCGTCACGAAGGCAGGGCTTCCAGTGGGTGTCCAGCTCATCGGCCCGGCCTTCCGGGAAGAGGTGCTCCTCAATGTGGCCTATGCGTATGAACTTCAAAGAGGACAGCTTGATGAATGTCCTCTTTGA
- the thiC gene encoding phosphomethylpyrimidine synthase ThiC encodes MTTQRIAALEGRITEVMRHVAREENVAPGEVRDLLASGKVSIPANPAHTALQPRGIGGPFTVKVNANLGTSLACNDPELELRKLNTAIAAGADAVMDLSTGGNMGALRKEIVRRSTIPVGTVPIYDAAVRTYESKGDPSLFSADDLFDAVRRHAEDGVDFVTLHCGVTRSAVKTVRKSGRVTRIVSRGGSLLAAWMEREGKENPLYERYDDLLAILREHDVTISLGDGLRPGSLADATDAAQVEELIVLGELTRRAWDAGVQVIVEGPGHVPLDQIQANVVLQKRLCHGAPFYILGPLVTDVGAGYDHITGAIGGAVAGMAGADFLCYVTPAEHLSLPDPDDVRRGIMASRIAAHAVDIARGNKAAWERDLAMSRCRASLDWEGQIKYALDPGEVRRRMGDRKELDEECSMCGKLCAMKVFS; translated from the coding sequence ATGACCACCCAACGAATAGCGGCACTGGAAGGACGCATCACAGAGGTCATGCGCCACGTGGCCCGGGAAGAGAACGTCGCGCCCGGGGAGGTGAGAGACCTGCTGGCTTCCGGCAAGGTGTCCATCCCGGCCAATCCTGCCCACACCGCTCTTCAGCCCAGGGGGATCGGCGGCCCCTTCACCGTCAAGGTCAACGCCAACCTCGGTACGAGCCTGGCCTGCAACGACCCTGAGCTGGAGCTGAGGAAACTCAACACGGCCATCGCTGCCGGCGCCGATGCCGTCATGGACCTTTCCACCGGCGGTAACATGGGCGCCCTCCGCAAGGAGATCGTGCGCCGCTCAACCATCCCGGTGGGAACCGTTCCCATTTACGACGCTGCCGTCAGGACCTACGAGAGCAAGGGGGACCCTTCCCTTTTTTCCGCGGATGACCTGTTCGACGCGGTGCGCCGTCACGCCGAGGACGGGGTGGATTTTGTCACGCTCCACTGCGGTGTGACCCGTTCGGCGGTGAAAACGGTGAGGAAATCGGGAAGGGTAACCAGGATCGTCAGCCGGGGAGGATCGCTCCTGGCGGCCTGGATGGAGCGGGAGGGGAAGGAAAACCCCCTCTACGAGCGGTACGACGACCTCCTAGCCATCCTCCGGGAACACGATGTCACCATCAGCCTGGGTGACGGGCTCAGGCCAGGCAGCCTTGCCGACGCCACCGACGCGGCCCAGGTGGAAGAGCTCATCGTCCTTGGGGAGTTGACCCGGCGTGCCTGGGACGCCGGAGTCCAGGTCATCGTGGAGGGGCCGGGACACGTTCCCCTTGATCAGATCCAGGCCAACGTGGTCCTCCAGAAACGGCTCTGCCACGGAGCGCCCTTTTACATCCTCGGTCCCCTTGTCACCGACGTCGGGGCCGGTTACGATCACATCACGGGAGCCATCGGCGGTGCCGTGGCCGGCATGGCCGGCGCCGATTTCCTGTGCTACGTCACCCCGGCCGAGCACCTTTCCCTGCCGGATCCCGACGACGTGAGACGCGGGATCATGGCTTCGAGGATCGCCGCCCACGCGGTGGACATTGCCCGGGGCAACAAGGCGGCCTGGGAGAGGGACCTGGCCATGTCAAGGTGCCGCGCCTCCCTGGACTGGGAGGGGCAGATCAAATACGCCCTGGACCCGGGGGAGGTCCGCCGCCGGATGGGGGACAGGAAGGAACTGGACGAGGAGTGCAGCATGTGCGGAAAATTATGTGCCATGAAAGTCTTCAGCTAG